One window of Kryptolebias marmoratus isolate JLee-2015 linkage group LG3, ASM164957v2, whole genome shotgun sequence genomic DNA carries:
- the gpank1 gene encoding G patch domain and ankyrin repeat-containing protein 1 isoform X1, which translates to MAALGFIPATKEDAFSIRPNHSRSKIRCKLSGEEARQFYEDLMKGNKTQDESRSLNKKVKGREESRRQRRRRAVGERQQAQTEPVVQRGAAGVSNDNQSREVTLSERSMELLGLRLLRCAHEGDIPGLKELLSKGVDINFQDTFLWTAVMCASWSGQRAAVRLLLAHGAAWVGLVDAQGRDAQDLALEAGHKDVLEELLNYGRSPPMEERSDSSSPLQPQWCDVCGNEYRSGHSAHLSSTLHQFSLRRPPPTPYYCLPPSSNSYKMMIRCGWKPGEGLGPEGDGPKQPVATVLKRDQKGLGFGQTKRAKVTHFQAGDRGAVKLQRGERDGREQKGQRKEEARRQEQIDRSWERDFRASFYL; encoded by the exons ATGGCTGCTTTGGGTTTCATTCCTGCAACTAAGGAGGATGCTTTTAGTATCCGACCAAACCACTCCAGGTCTAAAATAAGATGCAAACTGAGCGGAGAGGAGGCCAGGCAGTTCTACGAAGATCTGATGAAAGGCAACAAAACGCAGGACGAGTCAAGGAGCTTAAATAAGAAAGTTAAAGGCAGAGAGGAGAGCAGGAGGCAAAGGAGGCGCAGAGCCGTGGGAGAACGGCAGCAGGCTCAGACTGAGCCTGTGGTGCAAAGAGGTGCTGCTGGTGTAAGTAATGACAACCAAAGCAGAGAGGTGACCCTGTCAGAAAGATCCATGGAGCTACTGGGCCTCAGGTTGCTGCGCTGTGCTCATGAGGGGGACATCCCTGGTCTCAAAGAGCTGCTCTCAAAAGGCGTTGACATAAACTTCCAG GATACCTTTCTTTGGACGGCTGTGATGTGTGCCAGCTGGTCAGGACAAAGAGCTGCGGTCAGGCTGCTGCTGGCTCATGGTGCTGCCTGGGTGGGACTGGTGGATGCACAGGGCAGGGACGCACAGGACCTGGCGCTGGAAG CGGGACACAAAGACGTGTTGGAGGAGTTGTTGAACTATGGCAGAAGCCCACCAATGGAGGAACGGTCTGACAGCAG CAGCCCCCTCCAGCCTCAGTGGTGCGATGTGTGTGGTAACGAGTACCGGAGTGGCCACTCTGCGCATCTCTCCTCCACCCTGCATCAGTTCAGTTTGCGGCGTCCTCCGCCTACCCCCTACTACTGCCTCCCCCCCTCCAGCAACAGCTACAAGATGATGATCCGCTGCGGCTGGAAACCAGGCGAAGGACTTGGGCCGGAGGGCGACGGCCCCAAACAGCCGGTGGCCACCGTGTTGAAGAGAGACCAGAAAGGGCTGGGCTTCGGACAGACGAAACGAGCTAAAGTTACTCACTTCCAAGCCGGGGACCGCGGCGCTGTGAAGCTACAGCGGGGGGAGAGAGACGGGCGGGAGCAGAAAGGACAAAGGAAGGAGGAAGCTAGGAGACAAGAACAAATCGATAGGAGCTGGGAAAGAGATTTCCGTGCTTCGTTTTATCTCTAA
- the foxk1 gene encoding forkhead box protein K1 — protein MADYRDDTGARALLALQSAPCSPVRVAVTSHAYHQPSLPLLGPPMMEARNDAGGFPARLSSTPPQALARLEGRDFEFVMRQRTVTIGRNSSHGSVDINMGHSSFISRRHLQISYDEAGGFSLRCLGKNGVFVDGVFQRRGAPPLPLPRECVFRFPSTVIKIQFMSLLEAEEHREKEQPSPPPRPLLPHISPLKICIPTAQQHEEHIRLFGSPLPSPTGTISVPNSCPASPRGAGSSGYRYGRNVTSDLQLAAEYAAKAVSEQRRSLAEQRGGASEQRAEPAGGDSPKDDSKPPYSYAQLIVQAISSAPDKQLTLSGIYAHITKHYPYYRTADKGWQNSIRHNLSLNRYFLKVARSQDEPGKGSFWRIDSASESKLVEQAFRKRRQRGVACFRTPFGPLSSRSAPASPTHQGLLSPPSSGLQTPECLSREGSPIPHDHHEQLANKLASVPEYRYSQSAPGSPVSAQPVIMAAPPHPTVLNSGPGKTLAFVPGGGGQVQPIHVLQNAPQSSVTMVRVVTHTPSSSNPPNGYSTPNVGGVESNNDIREAQLNRELVIQTVDSAVQGGEGRHVTPGLHQLPVRPVTQNGKHAVTAVSMATSFTNASGLNSPLQILAAQASSSPPVLVSRPPSADASSGQPGEPQPKRLKMEDDGGTESAQHQVASAQQPVIVAMTSQSHDPRQ, from the exons atggcagaCTACCGGGACGACACCGGAGCTCGAGCCCTGTTAGCTTTACAGTCGGCTCCGTGCAGCCCTGTGCGCGTTGCGGTGACCTCTCACGCCTATCATCAGCCCTCGCTGCCCCTCCTGGGTCCTCCGATGATGGAAGCCCGCAACGACGCCGGGGGGTTTCCTGCGAGGCTCTCCTCCACTCCTCCGCAGGCCCTGGCGAGGCTCGAGGGCCGGGATTTTGAGTTTGTCATGCGCCAAAGGACGGTCACCATAGGCCGGAACTCGTCCCACGGCTCCGTGGACATCAACATGGGTCACTCGAGTTTCATTTCAAGGCGACACCTGCAGATTAGCTACGACGAGGCGGGCGGCTTCTCCCTGCGGTGTCTGGGCAAGAACGGCGTGTTTGTTGACGGAGTGTTCCAGCGGAGAGGGGcgccgccgctgccgctgcCCCGAGA GTGTGTGTTTCGTTTTCCCAGCACCGTCATCAAGATCCAGTTCATGTCCCTCCTGGAGGCTGAGGAGCACCGAGAGAAGGAGCAGCCATCTCCTCCCCCCCGCCCGCTTCTTCCCCACATCTCCCCTCTTAAAATCTGCATTCCCACAGCGCAGCAGCATGAGGAGCACATCAGGCTGTTCGGCTCTCCGCTGCCGTCACCCACCGGCACAATCAG TGTCCCCAACTCCTGTCCAGCCAGTCCACGCGGGGCGGGGTCGTCTGGGTACCGCTACGGACGCAACGTGACTTCTGACCTCCAGTTGGCAGCCGAGTACGCTGCCAAGGCTGTTTCCGAGCAGAGGCGAAGCCTTGCCGAGCAGAGAGGTGGGGCGAGCGAGCAGCGTGCGGAGCCGGCGGGTGGAGACAGCCCAAAG GATGATTCCAAACCACCGTATTCCTATGCACAGCTGATAGTCCAGGCTATCTCTTCAGCTCCGGACAAACAGCTGACTCTCAGTGGGATTTATGCCCACATCACCAAACACTACCCCTACTATCGCACTGCAGACAAGGGCTGGCAG aacTCAATCAGACACAACCTGTCTCTGAACCGCTACTTCCTGAAGGTGGCCCGTTCTCAGGACGAGCCTGGAAAGGGGAGTTTCTGGCGCATCGATTCTGCCTCTGAGAGCAAGCTGGTGGAGCAGGCCTTCAGGAAAAGACGGCAAAGAGGGGTGGCGTGCTTCAGGACGCCGTTCGGACCTCTGTCTTCACG GAGTGCCCCTGCATCCCCGACCCACCAGGGACTTCTGTCTCCTCCATCCAGTGGTCTGCAGACCCCCGAGTGTCTGAGCAGAGAGGGCTCTCCCATCCCTCATGACCACCACGAGCAGCTGGCGAACAAACTGGCATCTGTACCGGAGTATAGGTATTCCCAGAGCGCCCCAG GCTCTCCAGTCAGTGCCCAGCCTGTCATCAtggctgctcctcctcatccgACAGTCCTGAACTCGGGCCCTGGGAAAACCCTCGCTTTCGTTCCAGGCGGCGGCGGTCAGGTCCAGCCGATCCATGTGCTTCAAAACGCCCCCCAGTCCTCGGTCACCATGGTCAGAGTGGTGACCCACACCCCTTCATCTTCCAACCCTCCGAACGGATACAGCACTCCGAATGTTGGAGGAGTCGAGAGCAATAACGACATCCGAG aGGCCCAGCTGAACAGGGAGCTGGTCATCCAGACTGTGGACAGTGCGGTGCAGGGCGGCGAGGGACGTCACGTGACCCCGGGTCTGCACCAGCTTCCCGTCCGCCCCGTCACCCAGAACGGCAAGCACGCCGTCACcgctgtttccatggcaaccagctTCACCAATGCTTCTG GCCTGAACAGTCCTCTGCAGATCTTGGCTGCGCAGGCCTCCAGCTCCCCTCCGGTGCTGGTGAGCAGGCCGCCCAGCGCCGACGCTTCATCTGGGCAACCAGGCGAGCCCCAGCCCAAGCGGCTGAAGATGGAGGACGATGGAGGGACGGAATCTGCTCAGCATCAAGTGGCGTCCGCCCAGCAGCCTGTCATCGTCGCCATGACATCACAAAGCCACGACCCAAGGCAATAA
- the gpank1 gene encoding G patch domain and ankyrin repeat-containing protein 1 isoform X2 yields MAALGFIPATKEDAFSIRPNHSRSKIRCKLSGEEARQFYEDLMKGNKTQDESRSLNKKVKGREESRRQRRRRAVGERQQAQTEPVVQRGAAGVSNDNQSREVTLSERSMELLGLRLLRCAHEGDIPGLKELLSKGVDINFQDTFLWTAVMCASWSGQRAAVRLLLAHGAAWVGLVDAQGRDAQDLALEAGHKDVLEELLNYGRSPPMEERSDSSPLQPQWCDVCGNEYRSGHSAHLSSTLHQFSLRRPPPTPYYCLPPSSNSYKMMIRCGWKPGEGLGPEGDGPKQPVATVLKRDQKGLGFGQTKRAKVTHFQAGDRGAVKLQRGERDGREQKGQRKEEARRQEQIDRSWERDFRASFYL; encoded by the exons ATGGCTGCTTTGGGTTTCATTCCTGCAACTAAGGAGGATGCTTTTAGTATCCGACCAAACCACTCCAGGTCTAAAATAAGATGCAAACTGAGCGGAGAGGAGGCCAGGCAGTTCTACGAAGATCTGATGAAAGGCAACAAAACGCAGGACGAGTCAAGGAGCTTAAATAAGAAAGTTAAAGGCAGAGAGGAGAGCAGGAGGCAAAGGAGGCGCAGAGCCGTGGGAGAACGGCAGCAGGCTCAGACTGAGCCTGTGGTGCAAAGAGGTGCTGCTGGTGTAAGTAATGACAACCAAAGCAGAGAGGTGACCCTGTCAGAAAGATCCATGGAGCTACTGGGCCTCAGGTTGCTGCGCTGTGCTCATGAGGGGGACATCCCTGGTCTCAAAGAGCTGCTCTCAAAAGGCGTTGACATAAACTTCCAG GATACCTTTCTTTGGACGGCTGTGATGTGTGCCAGCTGGTCAGGACAAAGAGCTGCGGTCAGGCTGCTGCTGGCTCATGGTGCTGCCTGGGTGGGACTGGTGGATGCACAGGGCAGGGACGCACAGGACCTGGCGCTGGAAG CGGGACACAAAGACGTGTTGGAGGAGTTGTTGAACTATGGCAGAAGCCCACCAATGGAGGAACGGTCTGACAGCAG CCCCCTCCAGCCTCAGTGGTGCGATGTGTGTGGTAACGAGTACCGGAGTGGCCACTCTGCGCATCTCTCCTCCACCCTGCATCAGTTCAGTTTGCGGCGTCCTCCGCCTACCCCCTACTACTGCCTCCCCCCCTCCAGCAACAGCTACAAGATGATGATCCGCTGCGGCTGGAAACCAGGCGAAGGACTTGGGCCGGAGGGCGACGGCCCCAAACAGCCGGTGGCCACCGTGTTGAAGAGAGACCAGAAAGGGCTGGGCTTCGGACAGACGAAACGAGCTAAAGTTACTCACTTCCAAGCCGGGGACCGCGGCGCTGTGAAGCTACAGCGGGGGGAGAGAGACGGGCGGGAGCAGAAAGGACAAAGGAAGGAGGAAGCTAGGAGACAAGAACAAATCGATAGGAGCTGGGAAAGAGATTTCCGTGCTTCGTTTTATCTCTAA
- the LOC108244157 gene encoding cytochrome P450 3A30 isoform X2, giving the protein MGDFYFSAETWTLLVAFVTLLLLYGYWPYGTFKKLGISGPKPLPFFGTLLHYRKGFFNFDEECYKKYGKIWGIYDGRQPVLCIADPAMIKTVLIKECYSLFTNRRNFRLNGPLYDAVSIAEDDQWRRIRSVLSPSFTSGRLKEMFAIMKRHSTNLVSSIKKKVDKDEPLELKEFFGPYSMDIVTSTAFSVDIDSLHNPSDPFVTNIKKMLKFDLLSPLFLAVAFFPFVGPIMEKLEFSFFPKSVTDFFYASLKKIKSNREKSRLQGRVDFLQLMIDSQKNNNLSEGQEDKGLNDHEILSQSMIFLFAGYETTSSSLTFLAFNLATNPEVMKKLQEEIDATFPNKAPVEYAALMEMEYLDCVINESLRLFPIASRLERVAKATVDINGLVIPKNMVVLIPTWPLHRDPELWPEPEKFKPERFSKANKDKIDPYVYMPFGAGPRNCIGMRFALVMMKLAVVEVLQRYSFSVCKETEIPIELDIQGLLMPKRPIKLKLVPRSESSS; this is encoded by the exons ATGGGCGACTTCTACTTTTCTGCTGAAACCTGGACCCTACTGGTGGCTTTTGTCACACTGCTCCTTCT gtatGGTTACTGGCCTTATGGGACATTCAAAAAATTAGGCATCAGTGGTCCCAAACCTCTTCCCTTCTTCGGCACTTTGCTGCATTATCGAAAG GGATTCTTTAATTTTGATGAAGAATGCTATAAAAAATATGGGAAAATATGGGG GATTTATGACGGCCGGCAGCCTGTGCTGTGTATCGCCGATCCCGCCATGATAAAAACGGTTCTCATTAAGGAGTGCTACTCTCTGTTCACCAACCGCAGA aaCTTCCGTCTGAATGGACCTCTGTACGATGCCGTGTCCATTGCGGAGGACGATCAGTGGAGGAGGATCCGCAGCGTCCTTTCTCCTTCCTTCACCTCCGGGAGACTGAAAGAG ATGTTTGCCATCATGAAGCGCCATTCCACTAACCTGGTCAGCAGCATTAAAAAGAAGGTGGACAAGGATGAACCGCTGGAGCTGAAGGA GTTCTTCGGCCCCTACAGTATGGATATCGTAACCAGCACAGCCTTCAGCGTGGACATCGACTCGCTCCACAACCCCTCGGACCCCTTTGtcacaaacatcaaaaagaTGCTGAAGTTTGACCTGCTGAGCCCTCTCTTCCTTGCAGTCG CCTTCTTCCCCTTCGTTGGGCCCATAATGGAAAAGCTGGAGTTTTCCTTCTTCCCCAAGTCTGTGACGGACTTCTTCTACGCCTCTCTGAAAAAGATCAAGTCCAACCGCGAGAAAAGCCGGCTGCAG ggtCGAGTGGATTTCCTCCAGCTGATGATTGAttctcagaaaaacaacaacctcaGTGAGGGTCAGGAGGACAAag GTTTGAATGATCATGAGATCCTGTCCCAGTCCATGATTTTCCTTTTTGCCGGCTACGAAACCACCAGCAGCTCTCTCACCTTCCTGGCCTTCAACCTGGCAACGAACCCAGAGGTGatgaaaaagctgcaggaggagattGATGCCACCTTCCCGAACAAG GCTCCCGTTGAGTACGCTGCTCTGATGGAGATGGAGTACCTCGACTGCGTCATCAACGAGTCTCTCCGACTCTTCCCCATCGCCTCACGCCTGGAGCGTGTTGCCAAGGCAACCGTGGACATCAACGGCCTTGTGATTCCTAAAAACATGGTGGTCTTGATCCCCACGTGGCCCTTGCACCGGGACCCTGAACTGTGGCCCGAACCAGAGAAGTTCAAACCCGAGAG GTTCAGCAAGGCGAACAAGGACAAAATTGATCCGTACGTGTACATGCCTTTTGGAGCAGGGCCGAGGAACTGCATTGGGATGcggtttgctctggtgatgatGAAACTGGCGGTGGTGGAGGTCCTACAGCGGTACAGCTTCTCTGTGTGTAAGGAGACCGAG ATCCCCATTGAGCTGGACATCCAGGGCTTGCTCATGCCGAAACGGCCCATCAAACTGAAGCTGGTGCCTCGTTCTGAGTCctccagctga
- the LOC108244157 gene encoding cytochrome P450 3A30 isoform X1 yields the protein MGDFYFSAETWTLLVAFVTLLLLYGYWPYGTFKKLGISGPKPLPFFGTLLHYRKGFFNFDEECYKKYGKIWGIYDGRQPVLCIADPAMIKTVLIKECYSLFTNRRNFRLNGPLYDAVSIAEDDQWRRIRSVLSPSFTSGRLKEMFAIMKRHSTNLVSSIKKKVDKDEPLELKEFFGPYSMDIVTSTAFSVDIDSLHNPSDPFVTNIKKMLKFDLLSPLFLAVAFFPFVGPIMEKLEFSFFPKSVTDFFYASLKKIKSNREKSRLQGRVDFLQLMIDSQKNNNLSEGQEDKGLNDHEILSQSMIFLFAGYETTSSSLTFLAFNLATNPEVMKKLQEEIDATFPNKAPVEYAALMEMEYLDCVINESLRLFPIASRLERVAKATVDINGLVIPKNMVVLIPTWPLHRDPELWPEPEKFKPERFSKANKDKIDPYVYMPFGAGPRNCIGMRFALVMMKLAVVEVLQRYSFSVCKETEVRAQFSTFTQTYRSFGASPVQTPVMGDDFERYITS from the exons ATGGGCGACTTCTACTTTTCTGCTGAAACCTGGACCCTACTGGTGGCTTTTGTCACACTGCTCCTTCT gtatGGTTACTGGCCTTATGGGACATTCAAAAAATTAGGCATCAGTGGTCCCAAACCTCTTCCCTTCTTCGGCACTTTGCTGCATTATCGAAAG GGATTCTTTAATTTTGATGAAGAATGCTATAAAAAATATGGGAAAATATGGGG GATTTATGACGGCCGGCAGCCTGTGCTGTGTATCGCCGATCCCGCCATGATAAAAACGGTTCTCATTAAGGAGTGCTACTCTCTGTTCACCAACCGCAGA aaCTTCCGTCTGAATGGACCTCTGTACGATGCCGTGTCCATTGCGGAGGACGATCAGTGGAGGAGGATCCGCAGCGTCCTTTCTCCTTCCTTCACCTCCGGGAGACTGAAAGAG ATGTTTGCCATCATGAAGCGCCATTCCACTAACCTGGTCAGCAGCATTAAAAAGAAGGTGGACAAGGATGAACCGCTGGAGCTGAAGGA GTTCTTCGGCCCCTACAGTATGGATATCGTAACCAGCACAGCCTTCAGCGTGGACATCGACTCGCTCCACAACCCCTCGGACCCCTTTGtcacaaacatcaaaaagaTGCTGAAGTTTGACCTGCTGAGCCCTCTCTTCCTTGCAGTCG CCTTCTTCCCCTTCGTTGGGCCCATAATGGAAAAGCTGGAGTTTTCCTTCTTCCCCAAGTCTGTGACGGACTTCTTCTACGCCTCTCTGAAAAAGATCAAGTCCAACCGCGAGAAAAGCCGGCTGCAG ggtCGAGTGGATTTCCTCCAGCTGATGATTGAttctcagaaaaacaacaacctcaGTGAGGGTCAGGAGGACAAag GTTTGAATGATCATGAGATCCTGTCCCAGTCCATGATTTTCCTTTTTGCCGGCTACGAAACCACCAGCAGCTCTCTCACCTTCCTGGCCTTCAACCTGGCAACGAACCCAGAGGTGatgaaaaagctgcaggaggagattGATGCCACCTTCCCGAACAAG GCTCCCGTTGAGTACGCTGCTCTGATGGAGATGGAGTACCTCGACTGCGTCATCAACGAGTCTCTCCGACTCTTCCCCATCGCCTCACGCCTGGAGCGTGTTGCCAAGGCAACCGTGGACATCAACGGCCTTGTGATTCCTAAAAACATGGTGGTCTTGATCCCCACGTGGCCCTTGCACCGGGACCCTGAACTGTGGCCCGAACCAGAGAAGTTCAAACCCGAGAG GTTCAGCAAGGCGAACAAGGACAAAATTGATCCGTACGTGTACATGCCTTTTGGAGCAGGGCCGAGGAACTGCATTGGGATGcggtttgctctggtgatgatGAAACTGGCGGTGGTGGAGGTCCTACAGCGGTACAGCTTCTCTGTGTGTAAGGAGACCGAGGTGAGAGCACAGTTTTCCACCTTTACACAGACTTATCGCTCCTTTGGGGCGAGCCCTGTTCAAACACCTGTCATGGGTGATGATTTTGAACGTTACATAACATCATGA